The Spirosoma radiotolerans genome has a window encoding:
- a CDS encoding dihydrofolate reductase, giving the protein MKISLIAAVAQNGVIGRNNDLPWHLPDDIAFFKHKIRDQVAIMGRKSLEAQRGILPSLVNIAISRNYSYKVSNAIVVHDFKEAIEIAAKWTNEEIFVIGGAEIYNLAMPIATTLYLTEIHKEYEGDSYFPQFDRSNWKEFSRQNHPSDEQHEVAFDYVSYEHL; this is encoded by the coding sequence ATGAAAATCAGTCTCATTGCTGCGGTTGCGCAGAATGGCGTTATTGGTCGTAACAATGATTTACCTTGGCATTTGCCAGATGATATCGCTTTTTTTAAGCATAAGATTAGAGATCAAGTCGCCATTATGGGTCGTAAGTCTTTGGAAGCACAAAGGGGTATATTACCGAGTCTAGTAAATATAGCTATAAGCCGTAATTACAGTTACAAGGTCAGTAATGCCATAGTTGTTCATGATTTCAAGGAAGCAATAGAAATTGCGGCCAAATGGACTAATGAAGAGATATTCGTAATAGGAGGAGCGGAGATTTATAACTTAGCTATGCCTATCGCAACAACTTTGTATTTGACTGAAATTCACAAAGAGTATGAAGGGGATAGCTATTTTCCCCAATTTGACCGATCAAATTGGAAAGAATTTTCTCGCCAGAATCATCCTAGTGATGAACAACATGAAGTAGCATTTGATTATGTAAGCTATGAGCATTTGTAA